From Gammaproteobacteria bacterium, a single genomic window includes:
- the hisS gene encoding histidine--tRNA ligase, giving the protein MPKGKAFPRLPGFRDFAPEALAEREHVFRSWRRMARRYGFQEYDGPPLEPLELYREKSGDEIVGQLYAFVDKGGREVSLRPEMTPSLARMLGERSRAMAKPIRWFSIPQLFRYERQQRGRLREHFQWNVDILGEAGTGADAEVLAVAVDALRALGLGPDDFLARVSDRRLLSAILDALGVPGDRIAATYVHIDKYERVGPDLTRARLHESAGLAPRAVDSLLEILDGSGLDVVEDLLGERDAVGASLAELRRYEADLTAMGLGPFLRFDLRIVRGLAYYTGIVFELFDRRGELRAICGGGRYDQLLERVGGEPLAAVGFGMGDVVLTELLRDRGLLPRSTPAMDWFIASVSPAQRLLGREIAHALREAGSTVSYALEQRPVRKQLAMAARQGARRVILLGPVETARGVAVIRDMAQGSQQEVSLADLRRGRPTP; this is encoded by the coding sequence ATGCCAAAAGGGAAAGCCTTCCCCAGACTTCCGGGCTTTCGGGACTTCGCTCCAGAGGCCCTGGCCGAGCGGGAACACGTGTTCAGAAGCTGGCGCAGAATGGCGCGTCGCTACGGCTTCCAGGAATACGACGGTCCCCCGCTGGAACCGCTGGAACTCTACCGGGAAAAGAGCGGCGACGAAATCGTCGGGCAGCTGTACGCATTCGTCGACAAGGGTGGGCGTGAGGTATCGCTGCGCCCTGAAATGACGCCGTCGCTGGCGCGCATGCTCGGCGAGCGGAGCCGGGCCATGGCGAAGCCCATCCGCTGGTTTTCGATCCCGCAGCTCTTTCGCTACGAGCGACAGCAGCGGGGGCGTCTGCGGGAGCACTTCCAGTGGAACGTCGACATCCTCGGCGAGGCCGGCACGGGCGCGGACGCGGAAGTCCTGGCGGTGGCGGTCGACGCCCTGCGGGCGCTGGGTCTTGGACCGGACGACTTCCTGGCCCGGGTCTCGGATCGCCGCCTGCTGTCCGCGATTCTCGACGCGCTGGGCGTGCCGGGAGACCGGATCGCGGCAACCTATGTCCACATAGACAAGTACGAACGGGTGGGCCCGGATCTGACGCGCGCCCGGCTGCACGAATCCGCCGGGCTGGCCCCCCGGGCCGTGGATTCACTTCTGGAGATCCTGGACGGTTCCGGGCTGGACGTGGTCGAAGACCTGCTTGGCGAACGTGATGCCGTGGGCGCCAGCCTTGCCGAACTGCGCCGCTACGAGGCGGACCTGACGGCGATGGGGCTCGGTCCGTTCCTTCGCTTCGACCTGCGCATCGTGCGCGGGCTGGCGTACTACACCGGCATCGTCTTCGAGCTTTTCGATCGCAGGGGCGAACTGCGCGCCATCTGCGGGGGAGGCCGCTACGACCAGCTGCTCGAGCGGGTCGGCGGCGAACCTCTTGCGGCGGTGGGGTTCGGAATGGGGGATGTGGTGCTCACCGAGTTGCTGCGCGATCGGGGACTGCTCCCGCGGTCGACCCCCGCGATGGACTGGTTCATTGCCAGCGTCTCGCCGGCCCAGCGTCTGCTGGGACGGGAAATCGCCCACGCCCTGCGGGAGGCGGGTTCCACCGTCTCCTATGCCCTGGAGCAACGTCCCGTGCGCAAGCAGCTGGCCATGGCCGCCCGCCAGGGGGCCCGCAGGGTCATACTTCTGGGGCCGGTG
- a CDS encoding bifunctional folylpolyglutamate synthase/dihydrofolate synthase: protein MEAPGLKLSGAAPQALENTAPEPGAPAMHDLFPRLGHGVQWGLDRTRSLLATLGQPQLAWPSIHIGGTNGKGSVAAMCAGVLREAGLRTGLYTSPHLCDFRERIQVDGRPVEHETMTRVAADLHGAVDRIGPTFFEATTALAFGVFADREVDIAVVEVGLGGRLDATNVIVPLVTCITNVSLDHADYLGPTVEDIAREKAGIIKPGIPVHTSETGGPVLRILTDRATRAEAPFFVLDALSDLRDLELSRARTSFRMSSDAWGDLELSVPLAGSHQATNAALAARALESLPEKLRPARRAVVRGLAGVSWPGRVQLVRQSGVTWVFDVAHNVAGMETLATTLRSLGLARPIVVLAGILGDKDWGGMLPGLLATADAAVLTQPPSAPGERRWNPGQVAAALAPRFTLEVEADFGSALARVAERAEGGTAVVTGSCHTVGSALDELCIQPFPAPFRV from the coding sequence GTGGAAGCCCCAGGGCTGAAGCTCTCCGGCGCCGCTCCACAAGCGCTGGAGAACACGGCGCCCGAGCCCGGAGCGCCCGCGATGCACGACCTGTTTCCACGGCTGGGGCATGGCGTCCAGTGGGGTCTTGATCGGACCCGGTCCCTGCTCGCGACCCTGGGGCAGCCACAGCTCGCCTGGCCGTCGATCCACATCGGCGGGACCAACGGGAAGGGGTCGGTAGCGGCGATGTGCGCCGGGGTGCTGAGGGAGGCCGGCCTGCGCACGGGGCTCTACACATCGCCCCACCTGTGCGATTTTCGGGAGCGCATCCAGGTCGACGGCCGTCCGGTCGAACACGAGACCATGACGCGGGTGGCGGCCGACCTGCATGGCGCCGTGGACCGGATCGGGCCCACCTTCTTCGAAGCGACCACCGCCCTGGCGTTCGGGGTCTTCGCCGACCGGGAAGTCGACATCGCGGTGGTGGAAGTCGGGCTGGGCGGCCGTCTCGACGCGACCAACGTGATCGTCCCGCTGGTGACCTGCATCACCAACGTCTCGCTCGACCACGCGGACTACCTGGGCCCCACGGTGGAGGACATTGCCCGCGAGAAGGCCGGGATCATCAAGCCGGGCATTCCCGTCCACACGAGCGAGACGGGCGGGCCCGTGCTGCGAATCCTGACGGATCGGGCAACACGGGCCGAGGCTCCCTTTTTCGTGCTCGACGCACTCAGCGACCTGCGGGACCTGGAGCTCTCGAGGGCGCGCACGAGCTTTCGCATGTCCTCCGACGCGTGGGGTGACCTCGAACTCTCGGTGCCGTTGGCGGGAAGCCACCAGGCGACCAACGCGGCGCTGGCGGCGAGGGCGCTCGAATCGCTTCCAGAGAAACTCCGGCCCGCTCGACGCGCCGTCGTGCGGGGCCTGGCGGGGGTGAGTTGGCCGGGCCGGGTACAACTGGTGCGGCAGAGCGGCGTAACCTGGGTCTTCGACGTGGCTCACAACGTCGCGGGAATGGAGACGCTCGCCACCACCCTGCGGTCACTCGGTCTTGCGCGGCCGATCGTGGTACTCGCGGGCATCCTGGGGGACAAGGACTGGGGAGGCATGCTTCCGGGTCTCCTCGCGACCGCCGACGCAGCGGTCCTGACCCAGCCCCCGTCCGCGCCGGGCGAACGGAGGTGGAACCCCGGACAGGTGGCGGCCGCGCTCGCACCACGGTTCACGCTCGAGGTGGAGGCGGACTTCGGCAGCGCTCTGGCAAGAGTGGCTGAACGGGCGGAAGGCGGCACGGCGGTGGTCACGGGGTCCTGCCACACGGTCGGCAGCGCTCTCGACGAGCTTTGCATCCAGCCGTTCCCAGCCCCTTTCCGGGTTTGA
- the accD gene encoding acetyl-CoA carboxylase, carboxyltransferase subunit beta, with product MAWFNKPKKPLRAQDRRDVPSDVFRKCPGCGAIVYREKLRQNLSVCPECGFHFRFEASDYLSLLMDEGSFSEEHAGLASADPLGFVDSKPYTARVQVAEQRAGRPEAMVVGSGKLDGIPVSLAVMDFSFIGGSMGSVVGEKLARIIDRSLGESVPLVVVSASGGARMQEGILSLMQMAKTATLLARLHEAGLPHISILTNPTAGGVTASYAMLGDVNLAEPDAFIGFAGPRVIEETIRQELPDGFQRSEFLLEHGMLDCVVPRSELKATVALLLRHMWAGWKPQG from the coding sequence ATGGCCTGGTTCAACAAGCCCAAGAAGCCGTTGCGCGCCCAGGATCGCCGGGATGTTCCGAGCGACGTCTTCAGGAAGTGCCCGGGCTGCGGCGCCATCGTATACCGCGAAAAACTCAGGCAGAATCTCTCCGTGTGTCCGGAGTGCGGGTTCCACTTCAGATTCGAGGCCTCCGACTATCTGAGTCTGCTGATGGACGAAGGCTCCTTCAGCGAGGAGCACGCGGGCCTGGCCAGCGCCGATCCCCTGGGCTTCGTCGACTCGAAGCCCTACACCGCCCGGGTGCAGGTGGCCGAGCAGCGTGCCGGACGGCCGGAAGCCATGGTGGTGGGTTCGGGCAAGCTGGACGGCATCCCGGTGTCGCTGGCGGTGATGGACTTTTCCTTCATCGGAGGATCGATGGGATCGGTGGTGGGGGAGAAGCTGGCCCGAATCATCGACAGGTCGCTCGGTGAGAGTGTCCCGCTTGTCGTCGTGAGCGCCTCCGGCGGAGCCCGCATGCAGGAAGGAATCCTGTCGCTGATGCAGATGGCGAAGACGGCAACATTGCTGGCGCGGCTGCACGAGGCCGGCCTGCCCCACATATCCATCCTCACCAACCCGACAGCGGGCGGGGTCACCGCGTCCTACGCCATGCTGGGCGACGTCAACCTCGCGGAACCCGACGCCTTCATCGGGTTTGCCGGGCCCCGCGTGATCGAGGAGACGATCCGGCAGGAGCTTCCGGACGGGTTTCAGCGATCCGAGTTCCTTCTCGAGCACGGCATGCTCGACTGCGTCGTGCCGCGCAGCGAACTGAAGGCCACCGTGGCACTTCTGCTGCGGCACATGTGGGCGGGGTGGAAGCCCCAGGGCTGA